Genomic segment of Arachis hypogaea cultivar Tifrunner chromosome 11, arahy.Tifrunner.gnm2.J5K5, whole genome shotgun sequence:
gaagaagaaagaaaaggattaaaaggaTCTCTGCCATAGTAGAGTAGAgagcaaaaactaaaaaaatctaaAGAATCTCTATCACAGGAGAACAGAGACCAAAGATAAAAAGACTCTAAAAGACCATCTTCCACATGAGAGTATATAGAACACGATTGTTGTTTGGGCCTTGGTACCAAATGTTTAAGGACGGGAACACTCACGAATTGATAATAATTGATTACAGGGATAACCCATGAATTGTTGAGTGTTGATCTTGGGGACGCCCACGAACAGAGGATCACTATTTTTCCATATGTGTATATTATGGCATCGAGCTTTGTGTCGATTGCTAGTGGTCTCGAACTGATGGTACTCTTAACCACAGACACGTATGCAGAAGAACACAACGGAAAACTATATTTGAGATTGATTCTTAGGTAATGTCGGGTTGTAGGGTGTAAACCTacacatgagctcatgacctgcataggacagacatgcatcatacttgtttgcgcatactTTTCTGTAATATGTGTTTCTGTGATTGTGTGCGTGCTCAGTGGCGGACTCAGAAAAATTTAGCCATGtggcaaaaatataataaaatttaggcatatatatatatatattgttttttatGATACCTAACAAGTTAAGGGCTAATTTATCGTGAAATTGAGTTTCATTTAAGAGGGTCAATGAGTTGCTATACATACGAGACAGAATTCGAACTCCCAACACTTGCTTAAACGAACGACTAAACTAATCACTCGATCAACCCAAATttgtttagatatatttaaaattttaaattagaactatctatacatattgataagaactaaaaatatacacataatcacttattatagtatttaaaataataaaaagataattttacataccgtataatatttaaaataattaaaaaataatttataatgactttctttttatttttgacatgactaaatattttttttatatataatcttaaacaattattttactttttattatctcatatttaattataaaatttacttATTATAGTCTTTatggtataaataaatttttaaccaaaataattactataatcaagatcattttaataataaatattaataaagtatattaatatatagataatatatttttttatcttaaatattttttaaaaagtcactaataatttaagttgtatttaattagaaaactaagttttaatttaattatcaactaattaactaatataataaaattaattatcactattttttgagtttatttatttatttattttttatttttatactaaatcaaatttaacaatataattattattaaatgtaaagtttaacaaaatatttttttaacataaaacacaaaaaaattatttatatttattatggaacaaatatatatataagtattagttttttttttaattttatggggACAAATGCTAATACTCAAAATGGCCCCTAAAATTTGACCTCTAACTCAATTTAGCTCTCAAGGTTTCAATTGACTCTAATTGAATCCTGAAATTGTGACCCGCGCCTCAATTTGGCCCTTCTATGACTTTTCGTCACCGGAGAACTGACCTGGCAATTTTGGTTGACACCTAGCACtattaaaacgacgtcgtttaattCTTGGGGCCCAAATTATTTAAAAACGACATCGTGTGACATGAGAAAGGGGTTAAACCAAAACCCAAACGTTAACTACTTCAAAATGAAATTTTCCAATAACCtttattcttcctcttcttcccctcGTATACGTACCCTCAGAGAAGAACCATGAGTGTTGCTGTAACTAAAACTTGAAGTTTTTCTTACTTGTTTCGCCCCCTATTGTGAAGACTAATTGCCTAAGAATCACAATCTCTTCAAAAACAGGTTAATAACAAAATGGTTGCTCTTAACATACGATGCTCTATTTTTTGCAAAATATTGCATAAggtttgtttttcaatttttttcgctCTATTTTCATCAGTGAAACTTTGGGAGACTTTGGTTGATTACGGTTGTTGATGATGGTAGAGTTATTGTATGCTAGGGCTTAACTTTTTTGTATGTATATAGTTGTGCTCAACTGAATCTTATAATTTTTTGTACTCCCATTTAAAACACATATTGTAAGAAATAGATGCTGCACTTCTTATGTTCAGGTGTACCCTTTTTGATACAAGCTAAGCCTATTAGCTATGCACTATTTCTGACATTTTGAGAATGAATTGTTGCATACTGTGGCAGTGTGTCTAATGCCACTAGCACTTGCGTTATTAGGACTAGGCTTGTTTGGGGTCAGTTTATTAATTTGCTTCGAGGTTCTAATAACCTATTGTTGCTAATACGTTTATTCATgattaaaaagaagaaataagaacaactaAATTGATCCTGCACTTTGCAGAGTGTCAATCACAAAGTGTGTTGCAGGAGAATACTAACAACAATTTGACCAAGACGCCAAGTCTAGATTCTAGACACCGAACTTGTTGCCTACATGTAAATTATAAATTAGAGTAAATTTTTAGAGATTATAAATTCCTATAAAAATACATGTAAGACTTGTTTTTGAattctattatttaatttttgtttgtatTCTAAATTTGTCTCTATAATTTTACATAATTCAATTGACACTAAATTCATtttgaattttgacttgactGTCTAATACTTAGCATATTAGTACAAACCAAAGGCCTAAATTTTCACCTCTTAGATATTTGATGCTCATTCTATTATTCTATCCCTTGTAGATAGTGATATTTGGttatgattaatttatttaatatatgagaaTTAGGCTCCAATTGAATTGTCTGTAATCTAAATTAccgtttttaataaattaaaattagtgttatTTTTAACTAGAGCAGCCTGAATCTTGGCTGCTGCTCCCCAACATCCTTCTCAATTCTTGGAGAGACTTTTGCGATTTGAGGAAATTGGGGCTGCTaggttttatttgaattttttaggAGTTAAATTGATGCCTTCAAACATTTCGCCACGTCATCTAACTGCTATGGTGCCAGGTGTCAACCAAATTTGTCAGGTCAGCTTTCTGGTGACGGAAAACGACGAAAAGGCCAAATTGAGGCGCGGGTCAAAATTTAAAGGGTACAATTAGAGTTAATTGAAACCTTGAAAGCTAAATTGAGTCGAGGGTCAAAATTCAAGgaccattttgagtattaactcggaTAAATGCCTCTTTTTTATTGAATGTAGGTCTCTCTCTGTGTGCATTTTTTGACTTGTTCCTAGTTTTTACTTCCTTTTTCGAACCTTTTCAACTACAGATGCAAAGGTTTATTGTAAAGTTGTGAAAGTATAGAAGAGTTTGTTTGCGAGTTGAGttgttattagaatttatttatcttttgcttgttagttaaaattttatttagagGGATAAGTTTTATAAttgattaatatataatattataatgtattattaatattaagtatctgaatatttagtatttatttttgatgaaaaaattttaattttttaaaaaaattatcgaaAGATTAATCACATAAAGactcaataataaataaatactcaataataaataaataataaaaaaattatgtttttgggAATCACTTGCGTTGAGAACCTCCCTTCTTGGCTCTTTCCGTTTGTTGGGGATGACTTATGTGGGATCAAATTTCTTTTTTTGATCAGAGTGAGAGGTTAGGGATTTTGTAACATCATAGATAGATATAGCACTTTCAGTATCAGAGTGTGGCTCAAGAACCCTAACCCTATGTGGGATCAAATTTCATAGAGCTTTATTAGTTTAGTTTGTTTGCTTGTTGGGCCTCTCTCGATCCCCTCATATATCAAAAAtagtattataattaataaaaattattaaattatatttaaatttattaatcatCAAAACTTAAGATTAACTATATAATATGTTCAATACCCAAAAAAACCTATATAATACATTCTGATGTCATGGTATGTTTTGTAACTTAAGATTAATACTAtcgttataaaattataattctcACCTCTATTTTAGTTTCAACAAAAATTTGTGTTgaacactaaaaaaatatttttgtttataaatGTGTTACTAtacttgataataaaaaaaatttttttttcaattattggaGCTGATttattattcacaatttttaAGTTAATGGGATTTTTTTCTATCAGTTTTCACTTTGtgaattaattgaaaatgaaaacactagttttaatatttagattaataaaataacatttgtATTTTTGTAACTTTCACATGTGATAggtgtttaaaaaaaaaacttgtctCAGTTGCAATTGAAAGTGGAAACTGAAAAGTGTGCTAGGAATTGAACACCTAGAAGCAGAAATTGCACAACGTGGCTACATATTAACCACTCAAAGTACTACATACACTTCCAAACTCCAAAGTCACAATATCTAGCATACATTATCTACATAAAATCTGCACTCTCAATTTACCCTATCCAACGGCTATAAACTCCCTATAATCCCGTACCATATCCCATCACCAACAAAACTCCAGTtcacaataaaataaacaaaatatcaaagcttgaaaaaaaaaacaaaaataacagtCTCTCACTCATTCTCACACTCACTAACAACATGAACTCCATGGCTCTAAAATCCTTCGTTGGACTCCGACAATCCTCGTTGGAAACCACCCCTTTCACCGTCCACCAGAAGCCCGCCATCATCAGCCTCCCCCAGAAGTTCAAGGTCATTGCCGGAAAAACCAGCCCCAAGCTCCAAGGCCGGAACCTCCGCGTCGCAATCGTCGGCGGAGGCCCTGCCGGGGGCTCTGCCGCGGAGACCCTAGCAAAGGGAGGCATCGAAACGTTCCTAATAGAACGGAAAATGGATAACTGCAAGCCGTGCGGGGGCGCCATTCCGCTATGCATGGTGGGAGAGTTTGAGCTGCCATTAGACATCATCGACCGGCGCGTGACGAAGATGAAGATGATATCACCGTCGAATGTCGCCGTGGACATTGGAAGGACCTTGAAGCCGCACGAGTACATTGGAATGGTGAGACGTGAGGTTTTGGACGCGTACCTTAGAGATAGGGCAAAAGAGAACGGTGCCACGGTTATCAACGGATTGTTCTTGAAGATGGATATGCCTAAAGATAAGAACTCACCTTATTTGCTGCATTATTCTGGGTATGATGGTAAAACCGGTGGGGTCGGTGAGAAGAGAACACTGGAGGTGGATGCTGTCATTGGTGCCGATGGGGCTAATTCTAGAGTTGCTAAGGCCATTGATGCTGGTGACTATGAATATGCCATTGCATTTCAGGTATCATCCTAtcatcttcaattttttttgttttcaatttcttcatttttgttttctttgatcTTTCAAATTTCTATTTAGTTAGTAACTTTATAATGTTTCAATGCATTGCTTAGACAAAGTAATTCTTTCCTTTTATTTGATGAATTTGTTCCCTTTAGTTTAAGTTATTTATGAATTTGGCCCCATTCGGTTTATTATAATCAATAAAAGTGCGATCTGATAGTAAACTCTATAGATTAAATACTTATATTTGATAGAAATTAAATCCCTGCATTACTAGGACAAAGAAAGGTTCAATTTGATCTAGCTCCaatgtgatattttttttaagaattgcaaaaatttttattttttggtggtGCGGTTTGATTTATTAGGAGAGGATAAAGATCCCGGATGATAAAATGGTGTATTATGAAAATCTTGCGGAGATGTACGTTGGGGATGATGTATCCCCAGATTTCTACGGTTGGGTGTTTCCCAAATGCGACCATGTTGCCGTTGGAACAGGTACAGTAACACACAAATCAGACATCAAAAAATTCCAGCTGGCAACAAGAAAAAGAGCAGAGGACAAGATCACTGGAGGCAAGATCATCCGAGTGGAGGCTCATCCCATCCCCGAACACCCCCGCCCCCGAAGATTATCAGGAAGGGTGGCCCTTGTGGGGGATGCAGCCGGCTATGTGACAAAATGCTCCGGGGAAGGGATCTATTTCGCGGCAAAGAGTGGGAGAATGTGCGCGGAGGCGATCGTGGAAGGATCGGAGAATGGGAAGAGGATGGTGGATGAAGGGGATTTGAGGAAGTACTTGGAGAAGTGGGACAAGACATATTGGCCGACTTATAAGGTATTGGATGTGCTTCAGAAAGTGTTTTATAGGTCGAATCCGGCGAGGGAGGCGTTTGTGGAGATGTGTGCTGATGAATATGTTCAGAAGATGACATTTGATAGCTACTTGTATAAGACAGTAGTGCCtggaaatccattggaggataTCAAGTTGGCCATTAACACCATTGGGAGCTTGGTCAGAGCTAATGCTATCCGGAGGGAAATGGACAAACTCAATGTATGATCAGTCATCAATAGCAATATACTCATATTGTCTTTCCCCTATatatcatgttcatcattctttttcTTTAACAGACAGCATCTTGTTATATATAAGTGATTATAACTATAAACAATTGCTTTTAAGTTTCACGTAGAATGGTAAATTATTTGTCTGATTTAGTGATATTAcactattattattgttgttaaaaGTTATCCTACTACTATTTCTTGAGGTTTAAGTGAGGAtatcaaaaatgttatttgtatattaaaattagtcatcaatatatttgtatataaatatatgtagtttaaatatatttgtatataaatatatatagtttaattttttttaatgtgtattttatattttaatatggttgattttagtatatatttaatatggttgttttatattttgtaaaagaaaaatagTAGAGGATTGTcaagatttattattttttatcatcatttttaaacattaatttaattcttatagtttaataatttaataaagtattttaattcatatttttaaatattaataattaattaataataataaaataataaattttgataattttgtaatatttttttagagtATTTTTTTCTCTTGCAGCTCATGGACGTGGTTgtatttcgatttttttttttttttgggtcatggACTGTTGTACTTTGTTTTGGGGATCAGCTAGATGTTGATTTGGTAGTACCTAAGAAATGAgagaagaagacaaaaaaaaaataaagaaatgagAGAAGACACAAAATGTACattataataagaaaaaaaattgtaaataatatttttagtccAATAAGTGTGGCACATTTCTCTACTAACATGATCCCCCGTTCAGCACAATGGAGTCTGCCCCCAAGCCCGGTGCTATGCCATGAATTAAGTTTCTGTTCATTGAAAAATTGAGCGCAACTGAGAATGAGAGTATGAGgatctaattattttaaattaaagagtaaagtatcgtttttgtccccaacgtttggggtaaatcctatttgtatccctaacgtttaaatcgtcctatttgtatccctaacgtttgtaaaagtgattcaatgttatcctgccgtcaattacacatcatgagcgctttagtttgagttttaaaaatctcttcttgaagttagaatacaaatgtttgggatagaatcgatgatctactccgaaaaatagctcatcaaatgttgaaactaattcctacaatatttacataattcatttttctagggcataattgaatctaaacacaaatagtgggtataatattaaaatagaccgcatccaagtgagaataattgaaaaatataatctgatttattagtataattgatagtaggataacattgaatcacttttataaacgttaaggatacaaataagacgatttaaacgttagggacacaaataggacttaccccaaacgttggggacaaaaacgatactttactctaaattaaaatagtaaaattttataatgacaaaaattataaatttaataataattaattttttactttattattctaccaaattttttaattttgttagtaCTAAAGTTAATagggataaaataaaataaataaaattcgtggacaaaaaataaataaaaatgaacaaaaatttagataatagtaaaaaaaatataacaaaatagtAAAATTACAATATTTTACAATACATAGAGAAATTTATAATGCTCTTACATATTATAAAAATTCATGAAAAGAGATTACACATATGAGAGACTTTACAATTTCTCTCTCTAAGTTTTATTCACAAATTCTATGCAAAATATGACATACATTAGCAAATACCCTAACTACTTATATGACTTTACAATTTCTCTCTCTAAGTTTTACAATTTCTCTCTCTAAAcgaacgagtgagctgaccactcgaccaacccaaattggttTCTTTCACATTCATCTTTATCAAGTTGCAATCTTTGACTATAACTTTTAACTATGCAAGTTGGACAACTTGGTCCAACTTGCCAAGTAGTTTCATCAGTCTTCCAACTTGATAAGAACATACTTGATTTTAGACCAAGTTTAAGTTCTATaatattctttaattttcttaaaattttatcaTGCTCCATTTATATTACTTGTAATCTCTAGCCATTTTTATTAACTtcaaattaaaaaagaagaattttgtttcttttcatACTTTTGCTGATGCGAAAATAGATGATTTGATGATtgcgtaaatttttttttttaattcttaggatattaaaattaaatttttataaaaagtaaaaaagcaaACTTGCTCATTTATTTGTTAACTCTAATAATAGGTTATTTCATTATTTTGGAAGgtcttgaaaattatttttgtaagacAAAttggtttttttattatttttaataaaatatttaatatatgcattgaataaattagtgcataataaattttattataaggtAATTCAGTGCCAATTAAGACAAATTAGTTCATCtcagaataataaaaatttattgcgGATCAAAGTGTTTAATCCAAAACAATTATGCTAagtgtatacaaaaaaaaaaattaaccactaaatTACTCATttgtatagaatatatattaaaataaaaaatatatattaaaaacaacCTAAATACTACATATATTTATTcataatgattaatttagtaattgatttttaatgtatACATAGTATTTTTTATCCCAAATTTAAGTATGTACTTGACAACCAATTTAAATATTTACTCTTACTAAGTTAATACTTGTATTTCTTTTTCTAGTCTATGTCATTCGTCTGGTTAAAAGTAtgactaaaataattaataaagataGTTTATCAAGAAAAATTCTAAAACgataacataaataataaatttatgttgCTGGCTCTCTTCGATTACTTAAGAACCCCTAGTTGGTTAGTATGGTGGGTTTTGAGATTTTGGGAGAATTTAGAGGGAGAGAACTTTCCAGTTTGGTGAACTTACTAGAATAAGTGAATAACACAACCCATGGAAACGTGGTTTGTTGAGAAATCGAATTAAAGGGCCACCTCTCTCTATTCCTCCAATTCCAATTCCTCATGACAAAATCTCAATTAGAACAAATTCTCTGGACTTAATCAAACATTCACATTTGTGATCTTATACTTATTGTAACAAAATATAAGGTAGTTGCATTAGGTTTGAATAAGCAATAATAGTTGGTATATCAAACAATTATACTTCAGCGCAGCGCCCCCTCTGTAACTTAGAACATAACATTCTCAGCATATTATAAAAACCAAACATAGAGGTCATGTGTGAGTGTAACTTGGTACACAAATTAAACATGAAGTTGAATAATCTGGCACTAGTTGTTGTTCTAGCAGGGACCATTTTGGGAAATGGGATAATTAGAGGGTGTGATTGCAAGATTGTGCAGTTCATATTTGGTGACTCCCTCTCTGATGTTGGAAACAACAAACGCCTCAATAGAAGCCTTGCTCAGGCCAGCCTCCCTTGGTATGGTATTGATTTTGGTAACGGATTACCCAACGGAAGGTTTACTAACGGCCGCACCGTTGCAGATATTATAGGTAATTATTTCTGTCATAATATCATTTCTCCCAATAATTTAAATGGACCCAAAAAGGCATATGAATGACTATACTTctaataatttcattttttttctattattcaaaATATTTGCCACTTTAAAATttctataataaatttattaaaaaaatatttgctgACCGAATTATACACATTTAGGCGACAATACTGGCCTCCCTAGGCCTCCAGCATTCCTAGACCCATCTTTAACCCCAGAAATTATTCTAGAAAATGGAGCGAACTATGCTTCTGGTGGTGGTGGCATTTTGAATGAAACTGGGCAGTATTTTGTGAGTTCCAATGTTAACTTGCATTTTATTGATATAGTGCgtgttttgttatatattttagccatttaaaAAGCACATTTATAAGATAATTGTGCATGTTTACAGATCCAGAGGTTTTCTCTGTACAAGCAAATTGAGCTATTTCAGGGGACACAAGAACTAATTGAGGCCAAAATTGGAAACAGTGCGGCACAAAAGTTTTTTCAGGAAGCTAGATATGTTGTTGCGTTAGGGAGCAACGATTttatcaacaattacttaatgcctGTTTACAGTGATTCATGGACTTACAATGATGACACTTTCATGGACTACTTGATAGGAACACTCAGAGACCAACTcaaggtttattttattaattaatttactttaattattattcgaacaggaaaaaaaaaaaacaatttcttTATATATGAGGTATAACTAAATACAAATACGACTATGCtacatatatactaaaatcagccattaaaatcagcactaatataaaatatatattagaatacaaatataaattaaaaacaaattaaactacacatgtatttatatataaatatattgtttGCTGATTTTAATAGCTGAATTTAGCATAGGAATTGAATTTTTGATACAAATAATACATCTCGAATTTTTTTTGTAACTTTTTGATGATTTGACGGGGCTTAAAGcccattttttttttgtagttgcTTCATGGGTTAGGAGCAAGGGAACTAATGGTATTTGGGCTGGGCCCAATGGGCTGCATTCCCCTTCAAAGGGTGCTAACAACAAGTGGAAACTGTAGAGAGAAGGCAAACAAATTGGCTCTTTCTTTTAATAAAGCAACAAGCAAGGTGGTAGATGAGTTGGGGCAGCAGCTTCCTGGTGCAAAATATGTATTTGGAGATGCAtatgatgttgtttatgatgtCATCAGCAATCCAATGAAGTATGGTAAGTAGCAAATAGTAGTAAGTACTAGTACTGAATTCAATGCCAGTGACATTAAATGAATGAATTGATGGATGGTTTTGTAGGATTCCAAAATGCAGATTCACCGTGTTGTTCGTTTTGGAACATACGACCTGCACTTACATGTGTGCCTGCATCGAAATTGTGCAAAGATAGAAGCAAGTATGTGTTTTGGGATGAATACCACCCCACTGACAGTGCCAATGAGCTAATTGCCAATGAGCTCATCAAGAAATTCGGATTCACACGTGTTGATCAAACCATTCATAATAATAATGCTCCCTCACCAGCACCTGCTTCTGTCTCTGATCTTGCTCCAGTTCCATctccacaataataataataatgatgcatCATATAAttgtcttaaatattttttttatatggtttGAGCCTACGTGTCATAATATATAGATATAGCTCACATGACATAGTCTTTCCATACTCATCTAAAAGGTTGCGgatcggtaaaaaaaaaaaatagattatctTGCATTGTACTCTTGTTATAATTCTTAta
This window contains:
- the LOC112722504 gene encoding geranylgeranyl diphosphate reductase, chloroplastic, which encodes MNSMALKSFVGLRQSSLETTPFTVHQKPAIISLPQKFKVIAGKTSPKLQGRNLRVAIVGGGPAGGSAAETLAKGGIETFLIERKMDNCKPCGGAIPLCMVGEFELPLDIIDRRVTKMKMISPSNVAVDIGRTLKPHEYIGMVRREVLDAYLRDRAKENGATVINGLFLKMDMPKDKNSPYLLHYSGYDGKTGGVGEKRTLEVDAVIGADGANSRVAKAIDAGDYEYAIAFQERIKIPDDKMVYYENLAEMYVGDDVSPDFYGWVFPKCDHVAVGTGTVTHKSDIKKFQLATRKRAEDKITGGKIIRVEAHPIPEHPRPRRLSGRVALVGDAAGYVTKCSGEGIYFAAKSGRMCAEAIVEGSENGKRMVDEGDLRKYLEKWDKTYWPTYKVLDVLQKVFYRSNPAREAFVEMCADEYVQKMTFDSYLYKTVVPGNPLEDIKLAINTIGSLVRANAIRREMDKLNV
- the LOC112722505 gene encoding GDSL esterase/lipase At1g74460 encodes the protein MCECNLVHKLNMKLNNLALVVVLAGTILGNGIIRGCDCKIVQFIFGDSLSDVGNNKRLNRSLAQASLPWYGIDFGNGLPNGRFTNGRTVADIIGDNTGLPRPPAFLDPSLTPEIILENGANYASGGGGILNETGQYFIQRFSLYKQIELFQGTQELIEAKIGNSAAQKFFQEARYVVALGSNDFINNYLMPVYSDSWTYNDDTFMDYLIGTLRDQLKLLHGLGARELMVFGLGPMGCIPLQRVLTTSGNCREKANKLALSFNKATSKVVDELGQQLPGAKYVFGDAYDVVYDVISNPMKYGFQNADSPCCSFWNIRPALTCVPASKLCKDRSKYVFWDEYHPTDSANELIANELIKKFGFTRVDQTIHNNNAPSPAPASVSDLAPVPSPQ